A genomic segment from Nicotiana sylvestris chromosome 1, ASM39365v2, whole genome shotgun sequence encodes:
- the LOC104239554 gene encoding inactive beta-amylase 9 has protein sequence MEVSVIGQVNLGRSDVGCREIGNCSFTKNLNSKISSSVKISKVCVGQNIKWPLKSLNGFSLKASACSQLEPVISEEDSSNRKSKPNDGVKLFVGLPLDAVSSANTVNHARAIAAGLKALKLLGVDGIELPVWWGVVEKEARGKYDWTGYLALTEMIQKLGLNLHVSLCFHASEEPKIPLPEWVSRIGESDPSIFFKDRSGQLYKDCLSFAVTDAPVLDGKTPVQVYREFCESFKDAFSPFMGSTITGISFGLGPEGELRYPSHHNPSKMNNHQGAGEFQCYDEYMLSSLKQYAENSGNPLWGLGGPHDAPGYDQPPMSSNFFKEHGGSWGTTYGDFFLSWYSGQLISHGSKLLSLASETFNDVPISICGKIPLVHSWYRTQSHPSELTAGFYNTVNRDGYEAVIEMLAKHSCQIILPGMDLSDQHQPNESLSSPELLLAQIAASCRKHGVEILGQNSMVANASNGFEQIKNLSGEKEVMSLFTYQRMGADFFSPEHFPSFTQFVRNLNQPELDSDDQPMKQEERAESLTGNNLQKQTA, from the exons ATGGAGGTTTCAGTGATTGGTCAGGTGAATTTGGGTAGAAGTGATGTGGGTTGCAGAGAAATTGGTAATTGTAGTTTTACCAAGAATTTAAATTCAAAGATCTCTTCTTCTGTGAAGATTTCAAAAGTATGTGTTGGCCAAAATATTAAATGGCCTTTAAAATCTTTGAATGGATTCAGTTTGAAAGCCTCTGCTTGTTCACAACTTGAACCAGTTATATCAGAGGAAGATTCTAGCAACAGAAAATCTAAGCCG AATGATGGGGTGAAACTATTTGTTGGATTGCCACTTGATGCTGTTTCAAGTGCTAATACGGTAAACCATGCTCGAGCAATTGCAGCTGGATTAAAAGCGTTGAAGTTACTCGGTGTAGATGGCATAGAACTCCCCGTTTGGTGGGGAGTGGTTGAGAAGGAAGCCAGGGGAAAGTATGATTGGACAGGTTACCTTGCGCTTACTGAAATGATCCAAAAACTGGGTCTTAATCTTCATGTCTCACTTTGCTTCCATGCATCAGAGGAACCGAAAATCCCACTTCCAGAATGGGTTTCTCGGATTGGTGAATCTGACCCTAGTATCTTCTTTAAGGATCGGTCAGGACAACTCTATAAAGATTGTCTCTCATTCGCGGTTACTGATGCTCCTGTTCTTGATGGAAAGACTCCAGTTCAAGTATACAGAGAGTTCTGTGAGAGCTTCAAAGATGCGTTTTCCCCATTCATGGGTTCCACAATCACG GGAATTTCCTTTGGTCTAGGACCAGAAGGTGAGCTTCGCTATCCTTCTCATCACAATCCATCTAAAATGAACAATCATCAGGGAGCTGGTGAATTCCAGTGTTATGATGAATACATGTTGAGTTCTCTCAAACAGTATGCTGAAAACAGTGGAAATCCTCTGTGGGGGTTGGGCGGTCCACATGACGCCCCTGGTTATGATCAACCACCCATGTCAAGCAACTTCTTCAAAGAGCATGGAGGTTCTTGGGGCACGACTTATGGTGACTTTTTCCTTTCTTGGTACTCGGGGCAGCTGATTTCACATGGAAGCAAACTTCTTTCTCTTGCCTCTGAAACTTTCAATGACGTTCCAATCTCGATTTGTGGCAAAATTCCCCTTGTGCACTCTTGGTACAGAACCCAATCCCACCCTAGCGAGCTAACAGCCGGTTTCTATAACACAGTCAACAGAGATGGTTATGAAGCTGTTATTGAGATGCTCGCAAAGCACTCGTGCCAAATTATCTTGCCCGGGATGGATCTTTCAGACCAGCACCAGCCGAATGAATCCCTTTCGAGCCCGGAGTTATTGCTTGCTCAAATCGCAGCATCTTGCAGAAAGCACGGAGTGGAAATCTTGGGGCAAAACTCAATGGTTGCAAATGCCTCAAATGGTTTCGAACAAATAAAGAACTTGTCAGGTGAAAAAGAAGTCATGAGCTTGTTCACATATCAAAGAATGGGTGCTGATTTCTTTTCTCCTGAACATTTCCCTTCATTCACTCAATTCGTTCGGAACCTTAATCAACCAGAATTGGATTCAGATGATCAGCCAATGAAACAGGAAGAACGTGCTGAATCGCTTACTGGTAATAATCTCCAGAAGCAAACAGCTTAG
- the LOC138870045 gene encoding uncharacterized protein, with protein MGMLPYRLVLRRAFHHSVELEHKAMRALKKLNLDWDVAAILRDAHLNELDELWLRMFPRKLKSKWSGPFEIVGVTSFGALDLKNKNNEVFRVDGHRLKHYLGKV; from the exons ATGGGGATGTTACCATACAGGTTAGTGTTAAGAAGAGCTTTTCATCATTCGGTAGAACTAGAACACAAGGCCATGCGAGCTCTAAAGAAGTTAAATCTTGATTGGGATGTAGCCGCAATCTTGAGGGATGCACATTTGAATGAATTGGATGAGCTCTG GTTGAGGATGTTTCCCCGAAAGCTAAAATCTAAATGGAGTGGTCCTTTTGAAATTGTGGGTGTGACATCTTTTGGTGCAttagacttgaagaacaaaaacaaTGAAGTATTCCGAGTCGATGGTCACAGAttgaagcactacttgggaaaagtTTGA